The Dromaius novaehollandiae isolate bDroNov1 chromosome 5, bDroNov1.hap1, whole genome shotgun sequence genome window below encodes:
- the LOC135328544 gene encoding dispanin subfamily A member 2b-like: MDGGRCLGPALPLYEPLKEGPDMEALPRGAAVVQVAPAEPPPRDHLAWSLCSSLYVNFCCLGFLALVFSVKSRDRKVLGDYSGALSYGSTAKCLNITALLLSILLLVLVGILLATGTIAVASWVHREQDGYGFPGRG; the protein is encoded by the exons ATGGACGGGGGCCGCTGCCTGGGGCCGGCGCTGCCGCTCTACGAGCCGCTCAAGGAGGGTCCCGACATGGaggcgctgccgcggggcgccgccgtgGTGCAGGTGGCGCCGGCCGAGCCGCCCCCCCGCGACCACCTCGCCTGGTCGCTCTGCAGCAGCCTCTACGTGAACTTCTGCTGCCTCGGCTTCCTGGCCCTCGTCTTCTCCGTCAAG TCCAGGGACCGCAAAGTGCTGGGCGACTACAGCGGGGCCCTCAGCTACGGCTCCACCGCCAAGTGCCTCAACATCACCGCCCTGCTGCTCAGCATCCTGCTCCTCGTCCTCGTCGGCATCCTGCTGGCCACGGGCACCATCGCCGTGGCGAGCTGGGTCCACCGCGAGCAGGACGGCTACGGCTTCCCCGGCCGCGGCTAG
- the LOC135328546 gene encoding dispanin subfamily A member 2b-like, translating to MQPQQTDVCIALQPPGQGPPRAARPDDGQPRDFVLWSLFNVLLGQGFAYLGCLCFPALIFSIKARDCKVLGDVEGARRYSTRAKVLNIISSLLLAVAVVAIVVILAVAAGQRA from the exons aTGCAGCCCCAGCAGACGGACGTGTGCAtcgccctgcagccccccgggcaggggccaccccgcgccgcccgccccgacgACGGGCAGCCCCGCGACTTCGTCCTCTGGTCCCTCTTCAACGTGCTGCTGGGCCAGGGCTTCGCCTACCTGGGCTGCCTCTGCTTCCCCGCCCTCATCTTCTCCATCAAG GCCCGCGACTGCAAGGTGCTGGGGGACGTGGAGGGCGCCCGGCGGTACAGCACCCGCGCCAAGGTGCTCAACATCATCAGCTCGCTGCTGCTGGCCGTCGCCGTGGTGGCCATCGTCGTCATCCTCGCCGTCGCGGCGGGCCAGAGGGCTTGa
- the PGGHG gene encoding protein-glucosylgalactosylhydroxylysine glucosidase isoform X2 encodes MTKPSTDELTETFTLNTRTGTFSHVLQSADYTATHQIYAHHSHVHLMAFSITIQRSAHTRQPIVVELQIPFVLKSQDLDLYRGPDFQGAHYVYGKTLVPEVDGGPQPTVHMLWTPAPQTVTLHGEEQERTWEFLTAVAESEEEAKRCYSEGMARVAAGTLYSSHVEAWAALWRGCCIDLDGPLPLRQALYGCLYYLLSAIPPLGNPDFLFHGISPGGLSNGSQGEDYWGHVFWDQDTWIFPSILLFYPEAARAILEYRIRMLGGALRNAQEQGYKGAKFPWESAATGREVCPEEIYGAQEIHVTGDVMMAFEQYYHTTQDQKLFREDGGWNLVGAVAQYWCSRMVWNEEEQCYHIKGVMPPDEYHYRVDNSVYTNALAQRSLNFAADVARDFLVPVPEEWVECAKKVKVPFDAEKKYHPEYDGYSPGEPVKQADVVLLGFPLMYPMSPEVRRNDLELYESVTVLDGPAMTWSMFAVGWLELKEAQKAQSQLSKCFSNITEPFKIWVENSDGSGAVNFLTGMGGFLQAVLFGYTGFRITKTSLRFDPACPNDINKLKVTGVSYVGNKLKFTITKEKIKIKVTKSPLDSPACPLEAVLEESGQRFPLYEGQSVSFRTSAGWIQRSSPEAF; translated from the exons ATGACCAAGCCTAGTACGGACGAGCTGACCGAGACCTTCACCTTGAATACCCGCACAG GAACCTTCAGCCATGTGCTTCAGTCAGCTGATTATACAGCCACCCATCAGATCTATGCCCACCATTCCCATGTCCATTTGATGGCCTTCAGCATCACCATCCAGCGATCCGCTCACACCAGGCAGCCCATCGTGGTGGAGCTCCAGATTCCTTTTGTGCTGAAGAGCCAGGACCTCGACCTGTATCGGGGACCAGACTTCCAGGGGGCACA CTACGTCTATGGGAAGACATTGGTCCCCGAGGTGGATGGGGGACCCCAGCCCACAGTTCACATGCTCTGGACTCCGGCGCCGCAGACCGTGACCTTGCACGGGGAGGAGCAGGAGAGAACCTGGGAGTTCCTGACCGCCGTGGCCGAGAGCGAGGAGGAAGCGAAGAGGTGCTACAGCGAAGGGATGGCTCGCGTTGCTGCTGGCACCCTGTACTCCTCCCACGTGGAGGCCTGGGCAGCGCTGTGGAGAGGATGCTGCATCGACCTGGACGGCCCTCTGCCTTTGCGACAGGCCCTTTACGGGTGTCTCTATTACCTGCTGAGTGCTATCCCTCCCCTTGGGAACCCCGACTTCCTTTTCCATGGCATCAGTCCTGGTGGCTTATCCAACGGCAGTCAGGGGGAAGACTACTGGGGGCACGTCTTCTGGGACCAG GACACGTGGATATTCCCAAGCATCCTGCTGTTTTATCCCGAAGCGGCCCGAGCCATCTTGGAGTATCGGATTCGCATGCTGGGAGGAGCTTTACGCAATGCGCAGGAGCAAGGCTACAAG GGTGCCAAGTTTCCTTGGGAGAGCGCAGCCACCGGCCGGGAAGTCTGTCCGGAAGAGATTTATGGAGCTCAAGAAATTCACGTCACTGGGGATGTTATGATGGCCTTTGAGCAGTATTATCACACCACACAG GACCAGAAGCTGTTCAGGGAGGATGGAGGCTGGAACCTGGTTGGTGCTGTGGCTCAGTACTGGTGCAGCAGGATGGTGTGGAATGAAGAGGAGCAGTGCTACCACATCAAAG gTGTCATGCCCCCAGACGAGTATCATTACCGGGTCGATAACTCTGTTTACACCAACGCTTTGGCCCAGAGGAG tttaaattttgCAGCTGATGTTGCGCGGGACTTCTTGGTCCCTGTACCAGAAGAGTGGGTGGAGTGTGCCAAGAAAGTCAAAGTGCCATTTGATGCAGAGAAGAAATACCATCCTGAATATGATGGTTACAGCCCAG GTGAGCCTGTGAAACAAGCTGATGTTGTCTTGCTTGGATTCCCTCTGATGTACCCCATGAGTCCTGAAGTCCGGAGAAATGACCTGGAGTTGTACGAATCTGTCACTGTGCTGGATGGGCCAGCCATGACCTGG AGCATGTTTGCGGTGGGCTGGCTGGAGCTAAAGGAAGCGCAGAAAGCACAGAGTCAACTGAGCAAATGTTTCAGCAACATCACGGAGCCCTTCAAG ATCTGGGTGGAGAACTCGGATGGATCAGGAGCTGTGAACTTCTTGACAGGGATGGGTGGATTCTTGCAAGCTGTCCTCTTTGGCTACACGGGGTTCAG GATTACAAAGACAAGCCTTCGCTTTGATCCTGCATGTCCTAATGACATCAACAAATTGAAGGTCACTGGAGTCTCCTACGTTGGCAACAAACTGAAGTTCACCATCACCAAAGAAAAGATCAAGATCAAAGTGACTAAGTCTCCCCTTGACTCTCCTGCATGTCCCCTGGAGGCTGTGCTGGAGGAATCGGGGCAGCGATTTCCTCTGTATGAAG GGCAGAGCGTCTCTTTCCGCACGTCAGCCGGCTGGATTCAGAGGTCGTCCCCGGAGGCGTTTTAA
- the LOC112993820 gene encoding interferon-induced transmembrane protein 5, which produces MGPGRRQGLYKGAVVPCCPSRAASAGEPRAAPPAAMDTSYPREDYLPVTSHKRDPSPTVIAVGSSVAPRDHLIWSVFNTIYMNFCCLGFVALAFSVKARDQKVAGDVEAARHFSSKARCYNILATVGSLLLPLLLTALIITGVIHLSKLAQESIDFFSYQLSMSDDDDK; this is translated from the exons ATGGGCCCGGGCCGGAGGCAGGGCCTATATAaaggggctgtggtgccctgctgccccagccggGCTGCTAGCGCAGGAGAGCCGAGGGCCGCTCCTCCCGCGGCCATGGACACCTCCTACCCCCGCGAGGACTACCTGCCCGTGACGTCCCACAAGCGGGACCCTTCTCCCACCGTCATCGCCGTCGGCTCCTCCGTGGCGCCCCGCGACCACCTGATCTGGTCCGTCTTCAACACCATCTACATGAACTTCTGCTGCCTCGGCTTCGTGGCTCTCGCCTTCTCTGTCAAG GCACGGGACCAGAAAGTGGCCGGAGACGTGGAAGCCGCTCGGCACTTCAGCTCCAAGGCCAGATGCTACAACATCCTGGCCACGGTGGGGAGCCTGCTGCTGCCGCTCCTGCTCACCGCCCTCATCATCACGGGCGTCATCCACCTCTCCAAGCTCGCCCAGGAGTCCATAGACTTCTTCAGCTACCAGCTCAGCATGAGCGACGACGACGACAAGTGA
- the LOC135328545 gene encoding interferon-induced transmembrane protein 1-like, translated as MESYPPAVSINMPPSGPFYGQGPPYAAPATAFGRAEVPSPAPAPRDYVLWSFFNTLCCCNPFCLGFIALIFSVKARDEKIARQPLLAGKYGTTAMHLNIAAFVLGTLLLALWLVLLFLYAPMLHLAT; from the exons ATGGAGAGCTACCCGCCCGCCGTCAGCATCAACATGCCGCCCTCGGGGCCCTTCTACGGGCAGGGCCCCCCGTACGCCGCCCCCGCCACCGCGTTCGGCCGGGCGGAggtccccagccccgcgccggcgccgcgggaCTACGTGCTCTGGTCCTTCTTCAACACCTTGTGCTGCTGCAACCCTTTCTGCCTGGGCTTCATCGCCCTCATCTTCTCCGTCAAG GCCAGAGACGAGAAAATCGCCCGGCAGCCGCTGCTCGCGGGGAAATACGGGACGACGGCCATGCACCTGAACATCGCCGCCTTCGTCCTGGGCACCCTGCTCCTCGCCCTGTGGCTGGTGCTGCTCTTTCTGTACGCCCCGATGCTGCACCTCGCCACGTag
- the PGGHG gene encoding protein-glucosylgalactosylhydroxylysine glucosidase isoform X1, giving the protein MGVPLPVPPSSEGKKVISFLLSQFGNFRPALPCLKPLRQQLLPARSESTHSLRKKFQPVKMTGGKEDPAVFTSTSLPSDPRLLATVTNAYLGTRVYRDILHVNGVYNGAVGDTHRADIPSPVNVRMTKPSTDELTETFTLNTRTGTFSHVLQSADYTATHQIYAHHSHVHLMAFSITIQRSAHTRQPIVVELQIPFVLKSQDLDLYRGPDFQGAHYVYGKTLVPEVDGGPQPTVHMLWTPAPQTVTLHGEEQERTWEFLTAVAESEEEAKRCYSEGMARVAAGTLYSSHVEAWAALWRGCCIDLDGPLPLRQALYGCLYYLLSAIPPLGNPDFLFHGISPGGLSNGSQGEDYWGHVFWDQDTWIFPSILLFYPEAARAILEYRIRMLGGALRNAQEQGYKGAKFPWESAATGREVCPEEIYGAQEIHVTGDVMMAFEQYYHTTQDQKLFREDGGWNLVGAVAQYWCSRMVWNEEEQCYHIKGVMPPDEYHYRVDNSVYTNALAQRSLNFAADVARDFLVPVPEEWVECAKKVKVPFDAEKKYHPEYDGYSPGEPVKQADVVLLGFPLMYPMSPEVRRNDLELYESVTVLDGPAMTWSMFAVGWLELKEAQKAQSQLSKCFSNITEPFKIWVENSDGSGAVNFLTGMGGFLQAVLFGYTGFRITKTSLRFDPACPNDINKLKVTGVSYVGNKLKFTITKEKIKIKVTKSPLDSPACPLEAVLEESGQRFPLYEGQSVSFRTSAGWIQRSSPEAF; this is encoded by the exons TCCACACACAGCCTGAGAAAAAAG TTCCAACCGGTGAAAATGACTGGTGGCAAGGAGGACCCTGCCGTGTTCACCTCCACTTCTCTGCCCTCAGACCCACGGCTTCTAGCTACGGTGACCAACGCTTACCTGGGCACCCGTGTGTATCGGGACATCCTCCATGTCAACGGGGTGTACAACGGAGCTGTGGGAGACACGCATCGTGCCGACATCCCCAGCCCTGTCAACGTTAGGATGACCAAGCCTAGTACGGACGAGCTGACCGAGACCTTCACCTTGAATACCCGCACAG GAACCTTCAGCCATGTGCTTCAGTCAGCTGATTATACAGCCACCCATCAGATCTATGCCCACCATTCCCATGTCCATTTGATGGCCTTCAGCATCACCATCCAGCGATCCGCTCACACCAGGCAGCCCATCGTGGTGGAGCTCCAGATTCCTTTTGTGCTGAAGAGCCAGGACCTCGACCTGTATCGGGGACCAGACTTCCAGGGGGCACA CTACGTCTATGGGAAGACATTGGTCCCCGAGGTGGATGGGGGACCCCAGCCCACAGTTCACATGCTCTGGACTCCGGCGCCGCAGACCGTGACCTTGCACGGGGAGGAGCAGGAGAGAACCTGGGAGTTCCTGACCGCCGTGGCCGAGAGCGAGGAGGAAGCGAAGAGGTGCTACAGCGAAGGGATGGCTCGCGTTGCTGCTGGCACCCTGTACTCCTCCCACGTGGAGGCCTGGGCAGCGCTGTGGAGAGGATGCTGCATCGACCTGGACGGCCCTCTGCCTTTGCGACAGGCCCTTTACGGGTGTCTCTATTACCTGCTGAGTGCTATCCCTCCCCTTGGGAACCCCGACTTCCTTTTCCATGGCATCAGTCCTGGTGGCTTATCCAACGGCAGTCAGGGGGAAGACTACTGGGGGCACGTCTTCTGGGACCAG GACACGTGGATATTCCCAAGCATCCTGCTGTTTTATCCCGAAGCGGCCCGAGCCATCTTGGAGTATCGGATTCGCATGCTGGGAGGAGCTTTACGCAATGCGCAGGAGCAAGGCTACAAG GGTGCCAAGTTTCCTTGGGAGAGCGCAGCCACCGGCCGGGAAGTCTGTCCGGAAGAGATTTATGGAGCTCAAGAAATTCACGTCACTGGGGATGTTATGATGGCCTTTGAGCAGTATTATCACACCACACAG GACCAGAAGCTGTTCAGGGAGGATGGAGGCTGGAACCTGGTTGGTGCTGTGGCTCAGTACTGGTGCAGCAGGATGGTGTGGAATGAAGAGGAGCAGTGCTACCACATCAAAG gTGTCATGCCCCCAGACGAGTATCATTACCGGGTCGATAACTCTGTTTACACCAACGCTTTGGCCCAGAGGAG tttaaattttgCAGCTGATGTTGCGCGGGACTTCTTGGTCCCTGTACCAGAAGAGTGGGTGGAGTGTGCCAAGAAAGTCAAAGTGCCATTTGATGCAGAGAAGAAATACCATCCTGAATATGATGGTTACAGCCCAG GTGAGCCTGTGAAACAAGCTGATGTTGTCTTGCTTGGATTCCCTCTGATGTACCCCATGAGTCCTGAAGTCCGGAGAAATGACCTGGAGTTGTACGAATCTGTCACTGTGCTGGATGGGCCAGCCATGACCTGG AGCATGTTTGCGGTGGGCTGGCTGGAGCTAAAGGAAGCGCAGAAAGCACAGAGTCAACTGAGCAAATGTTTCAGCAACATCACGGAGCCCTTCAAG ATCTGGGTGGAGAACTCGGATGGATCAGGAGCTGTGAACTTCTTGACAGGGATGGGTGGATTCTTGCAAGCTGTCCTCTTTGGCTACACGGGGTTCAG GATTACAAAGACAAGCCTTCGCTTTGATCCTGCATGTCCTAATGACATCAACAAATTGAAGGTCACTGGAGTCTCCTACGTTGGCAACAAACTGAAGTTCACCATCACCAAAGAAAAGATCAAGATCAAAGTGACTAAGTCTCCCCTTGACTCTCCTGCATGTCCCCTGGAGGCTGTGCTGGAGGAATCGGGGCAGCGATTTCCTCTGTATGAAG GGCAGAGCGTCTCTTTCCGCACGTCAGCCGGCTGGATTCAGAGGTCGTCCCCGGAGGCGTTTTAA